A single window of Vigna unguiculata cultivar IT97K-499-35 chromosome 1, ASM411807v1, whole genome shotgun sequence DNA harbors:
- the LOC114176131 gene encoding uncharacterized protein LOC114176131: protein MNTRCWMIFLCILTYAYVSVSEKLSAYDVLEKYGLPVGLLPKGVTEYELNEKNGQFAAYLDQTCYFSIQSYDLKYKSTIKGVISKGKLSKLKGVSVKIEVLWIPITEVTRDGDDLKFSAGVASAGFSAESFSESPQCGCGFDCENFSQNGDVSSSL, encoded by the coding sequence ATGAACACTAGGTGTTGGATGATATTTCTCTGCATACTGACTTATGCGTATGTTTCCGTTTCAGAGAAATTATCAGCGTACGACGTTCTTGAGAAATATGGCCTTCCAGTGGGTCTTCTTCCGAAAGGTGTGACAGAGTACGAGCTAAACGAAAAAAACGGCCAGTTCGCAGCGTATCTGGATCAAACATGCTATTTCAGTATACAATCGTATGACCTAAAGTACAAGTCCACCATCAAGGGCGTGATCTCGAAGGGGAAGTTGTCGAAGCTGAAGGGTGTTAGCGTGAAAATTGAGGTGTTGTGGATCCCAATCACTGAGGTCACTCGCGACGGCGATGACCTCAAATTCTCTGCCGGCGTTGCTTCCGCCGGTTTTAGCGCCGAAAGCTTTTCCGAGAGCCCTCAGTGTGGATGTGGATTCGATTGTGAGAATTTCAGCCAAAACGGTGAcgtttcttcttctctttag
- the LOC114182265 gene encoding exocyst complex component SEC15B, whose product MLSSKPPRRKIVPANGDESADKLDQLLLSSAICNNEDIGPFIRKAFASGKPETLHHHLRHFARSKESEIEEVCKAHYQDFILAVDDLRSLLSDVDSLKSSLSDSNSRLQSVARPLLSSLDAFVETRNVSKNVNLAIDSIRTCVKLMEVCTRANRHLADDNFYMALKCVDAIEREYLDKTESSTLKRMLEKKIPEIRSYIERKVNKEFGDWLVEIRVVSRNLGQLAIGQASSARQREEDLRIKQRQAEEQSRLSVRDCIYALEEEEEDEIIAGGIGEDGGGVAGFDLTSLYRAYHIHQTLGLEDRFKRYYFENRKLQLTSDFQVSSMTPFLESHQTFFAQIAGFFVVEDRVFRTGGGLISKLEVENLWEIAVSKMCSVLEDQFSRMQTANHLLLIKDYVSLLGVTLRRYGYPIDALLDVLSKHRDKYHELLLSDCRKQIAEAVAADKFEQMLMKKEYEYSMNVLSFQIQTTDIIPAFPYVAPFSTTVPDCCRIVRSFIEDSVSFMSYGGQLEFYEVVKKYLDRLLNEVLDEALVKLINTSISGVSQAMQMAANMAVLERACDFFFRHAAQLSGVPLRMVERSRRQFPLRKARDAAEEMLSGLLKAKVDGFMTLIENVNWMCDEAPQSGNEYVNEVIIYLEILVSTAQQILPSQVLKRVLQQVFAHISDKIVGTLVSDSVKRFNVNAINGIEVDIRLLESFADNQASLFSDGDVDVLKASLTSSKQLINLLLSNHPENFLNPVIRERSYNTLDHKKVVIVSEKLRDPSDRLFGTFGSRGARQNPKRKSLDTLIKRLKDVS is encoded by the coding sequence ATGCTTTCCTCCAAACCACCGCGCCGGAAAATTGTTCCGGCGAACGGAGATGAGTCCGCTGACAAACTGGACCAGCTTCTCCTGTCCTCCGCTATCTGCAACAACGAGGACATAGGCCCGTTCATCCGCAAGGCCTTCGCCTCCGGCAAGCCGGAGACGCTCCACCATCACCTCCGTCACTTTGCGCGCTCGAAGGAGTCCGAGATTGAGGAAGTGTGCAAGGCTCACTACCAGGACTTCATCCTCGCCGTCGACGATCTACGATCCCTCCTCTCAGACGTCGATTCGCTGAAGTCCTCCCTCTCCGACTCCAACTCGCGGCTCCAGTCCGTTGCGCGCCCGCTCTTGTCGTCGCTCGATGCCTTCGTCGAGACGCGGAACGTCTCGAAGAACGTGAACCTCGCCATCGACTCCATCCGCACTTGCGTCAAGCTGATGGAGGTTTGCACGCGCGCCAATCGCCACCTTGCGGACGACAACTTCTACATGGCGTTGAAGTGCGTGGACGCGATCGAGCGGGAGTATTTGGATAAAACGGAGTCGTCTACGCTGAAGCGGATGCTGGAGAAGAAGATTCCAGAGATTCGGTCGTACATCGAGAGGAAAGTGAACAAGGAGTTCGGGGACTGGTTGGTGGAGATCCGAGTCGTGAGTCGCAATTTAGGTCAATTGGCGATAGGTCAAGCCTCGTCAGCGAGGCAGAGAGAAGAGGATCTAAGAATTAAGCAGCGCCAAGCGGAGGAACAGAGTAGACTCAGCGTGAGGGACTGTATTTACGCTttggaggaagaggaagaagacgAAATTATCGCTGGCGGGATCGGCGAAGACGGCGGTGGAGTCGCCGGGTTTGATTTGACTTCGTTGTACAGGGCATACCATATTCATCAGACTTTAGGGTTAGAGGATCGGTTTAAGCGGTATTATTTCGAGAACCGGAAGCTTCAGTTGACTTCGGATTTTCAGGTCTCGTCGATGACTCCTTTTCTGGAGTCGCATCAAACGTTCTTTGCGCAGATTGCAGGGTTCTTTGTGGTTGAGGATCGCGTGTTCAGAACCGGAGGTGGGTTGATTTCGAAATTGGAGGTTGAAAATCTATGGGAGATTGCTGTTAGCAAGATGTGTTCAGTGTTGGAGGATCAGTTCTCCAGAATGCAAACTGCTAATCATCTTTTACTTATTAAGGATTATGTGAGTCTGTTAGGAGTAACCCTGCGGAGATATGGGTACCCCATTGATGCGTTGCTTGATGTTTTAAGCAAACACAGGGATAAGTACCACGAACTCCTTTTGTCTGATTGTAGGAAGCAGATTGCGGAGGCGGTTGCCGCTGATAAATTTGAGCAGATGTTGATGAAAAAAGAGTACGAGTATTCCATGAATGTGCTTTCTTTCCAGATACAGACTACGGATATAATACCAGCATTTCCCTATGTTGCCCCCTTTTCGACCACTGTGCCAGATTGTTGTCGGATTGTACGGTCATTCATTGAGGATTCTGTGAGTTTCATGTCTTATGGCGGGCAACTTGAGTTCTATGAAGTTGTTAAGAAATATTTAGACAGGCTTTTGAACGAGGTTTTGGATGAAGCTTTGGTGAAGCTTATCAATACCTCGATTAGTGGTGTCTCCCAGGCAATGCAAATGGCAGCGAATATGGCTGTCTTGGAGCGTGCTTGTGATTTTTTCTTCCGCCATGCTGCACAGCTTTCGGGTGTTCCCTTGAGAATGGTGGAGAGAAGCAGAAGGCAGTTTCCCCTTAGAAAAGCTCGTGATGCTGCAGAAGAGATGCTCTCTGGGCTACTCAAAGCCAAGGTTGATGGATTTATGACCTTGATCGAGAATGTAAATTGGATGTGTGATGAGGCACCTCAGAGTGGAAATGAATACGTAAATGAggttataatttatttggaaATTTTGGTTTCAACTGCTCAACAGATATTGCCATCTCAGGTCCTTAAGAGAGTATTGCAACAAGTTTTTGCTCACATATCAGACAAGATAGTTGGAACTTTAGTCAGTGATTCTGTTAAAAGGTTTAATGTCAATGCTATTAATGGAATTGAAGTAGATATTCGGCTCTTAGAATCATTTGCTGATAATCAGGCCTCTCTTTTCTCTGATGGGGATGTTGATGTTTTGAAAGCATCGCTTACAAGTTCAAAGCAACTGATTAATTTGCTACTGAGTAATCATCCGGAGAACTTCTTGAATCCAGTGATAAGGGAGAGGAGCTACAACACTTTGGACCACAAGAAAGTGGTGATTGTTTCAGAAAAGTTGAGGGATCCTTCAGATCGGCTCTTTGGAACCTTCGGTAGTCGTGGGGCCAGGCAGAATCCGAAAAGGAAATCGTTGGATACGTTGATAAAAAGACTTAAGGACGTTAGCTGA
- the LOC114164647 gene encoding 60S ribosomal protein L18-like yields the protein MGIDLKAGGKSKKTKRTAPKSDDIYLKLLVKLYRFLVRRTGSNFNAVILKRLFMSKVNKPPLSLSRLIRYTKGKEDKIAVVVGAVTDDIRVYEVPALKVAALRFTETARARIEKAGGECLTFDQLALRAPLGQNTVLLRGPKNAREAVKHFGPAPGVPHSHTKPYVRSKGRKFERARGRRNSRGFRV from the exons ATG gGAATCGATTTGAAGGCAGGAGGTAAGTCCAAAAAGACCAAGCGAACCGCCCCAAAATCCGATGACATTTACCTCAAGCTCCTCGTCAAG TTGTACCGTTTTCTTGTTCGGAGGACTGGGAGTAATTTCAATGCCGTCATTCTCAAGCGTCTTTTCATGAGCAAGGTCAACAAGCCTCCGCTATCCCTCTCTAGATTGATCCGTTACACCAAGGGAAAG GAGGATAAGATTGCTGTGGTGGTTGGGGCCGTCACTGATGATATTCGTGTGTACGAAGTGCCTGCTCTGAAGGTAGCAGCACTGAGGTTCACTGAAACTGCCAGAGCTAGGATTGAGAAAGCTGGCGGGGAATGCCTCACCTTTGATCAACTGGCTCTTAGAGCTCCACTCGGCCAAAACACG GTTCTTCTTAGAGGTCCTAAGAATGCTCGGGAGGCTGTGAAGCACTTTGGACCGGCTCCTGGTGTGCCCCATAGCCATACCAAGCCCTATGTCCGTTCAAAGGGTCGGAAATTTGAGCGGGCCAGAGGGAGAAGGAATAGCAGAGGCTTTAGAGTTTGA